gacctcattttggacatAGTTGCTTTAtttgggccatctcttggttacccaaatgggaccgtttcgtctagcatcaataccccttactagaatgacttgatactactgcagatgtaacctgtgaccattcatcatcttcagacatcacctgacctcattttgacattgaccttgacctcgttttggacttaggttgctttgtattgacaaggatgccaccgggggcatcaagcgtttattgaacgcagctccttgtttaactATACAAGCGTTTTAAATGTTGCTTTTCTTGAATTTCAGCGGAAGCTTTGCAAGGTACCTCATCACAAGAGAAGACCGATGACACTGACACACTCCAGATTGTCTTTGAATACATCGCTGTTTGTTTGTCTGCTTTACTTCTCCTTGTTACCTTCCCTTTAACATTGCCGGGCAGTATTAAGGTATTTTTGCATTTGCTTACGTTTGTGTGAATCTTACACACatgatactttttattagtcCCACCAAATTCCATCGAGTGTAAAATTAATAGTCTGGTCTGTCTTTCTAGCTAATACTTCACATCAGTTTActtgtttgtatattttaaattatacatttacattaaaTTGTCTTTAGTCATCTTACATGTGTTAGAATTcttgtaaattttaaagtttcatgtTGGATTTTTCTTGGCATTGACATAAAAAGTCATATAGTTTATAGGTACTTGGACACACACTTAAGCCGGTCACGAAGTCTGTAGATTATAGAATTGAACAAAAAGTGACATTGTGGGGAACAGTATCAAAAATTACAGTTTTTCAGTTGTTAAAGATAATTATAAGGTGTAATAGGATTAAGTTGTTTAgaatatatgattttacaagaCACAGAGCAAACCAAGACAACTATGTAATACACATGTAATACAATTTAAAATTCGTAAAAGTATATACCAGATCACGCAgtgctttcaaaaacaaaaatgaactgATAAACCAGTCGAAGTTAAACATATGCAAACTTACAGTTCTCAGTATTCTCGTGTAACTTTTAAGTAGAGTATACCCCACTATAATAACAAAATTGAACTGGGCGGAACATGCACTATTATCAGTTATTAGCACTCCATGAAGCATAACAGGAAATACTAAGTCATGAAGCTGCagcaaatttcttaaaaattgtCAATAAAGTTTAACGCCCGCTAATAACCCTTTAAGACACGATTAAGTGAATATGAACTGCTTGTTTTTCTTTCAGATTATACAGCAATATGAGAGAGGAGTAAAAGTGCGACTAGGGAGAGATCGTAAAAAAGAACTTTTGAAACCaggtatatatttgttttaattgttctgtAAGTGTTTTGCTTGGGATATGCAAAACGTAATTTAAGTGACTGAAGTTTTTACCCAACAGTCATATCTGATGCAAATTGCCTCACACGTGGATGGTTGATCTAAATCTCTAGTCACAGATTTTGTCATTCTTACTTGTCACTGATATTTTTTCATTCGATTATGATACTCTTAGTTAAATGTTGCTTAAAAATTACATGGTACTTGGAAACTCATCTCAAATTATGACTTATatttaaaacactattttataaTCTATAGGTTTTTGAATATGTAATTTTTAAACTTATTACAAGCAGTTTAAAGCGTTGTTTTATATTGCAATCGGAACCTAAAGGTGctacatatatttgtatttccatgatacGTTTAGAAGTAatttttcaggatatttttaaggtgtatacgttttattttcaagatAATTCTAGGTGCtgtcttttattttcatgaaaattttgaatgaaaatgttcACCTGTTTAATGTTTTCCTGTTTTAAGGATAATTTACAggtgtttccatatttcatgtcaATTTCCAGGTGTTGTTTTCGTGTTTCCATGTGTCGATGAGTTGTGGCTTCAAGATATAAGAACCAAGTGTTACGAGACGCCGAAGCAACAGGTACTCTTTTGTTACAGAATGTGATTTTAACGCATTCTTCGAACGTAAAGTAGCTCAcccaacatacacataacattcCACGAAATGGAGAAGTGTCGAGATCGAATTCGCCCATTCTCTTAACATCAAGCTGATAACACATTGATACAGAAGATTGATATAATTATCATGCGGGCTTAATTGTGtctattatcccccgccgaaggcgCAGGGATACTGTGTTTGGTTTTGTCCGTCCGGATGTTCGTCCGTCCACTCGTCCGTCTGTATGTCCTTTCGAgtccacatttgcatacttaggtggctataggaacaatagataacagaacattttctttgatttcattcattccgtaaggcttttatatTCATTTACGTGACTAAAAGatcaatagagagaacaaaaaaGAAGCAACATAAATACCAATATGTAGGACCTTCCGTccttgcgtccgtccgtccgtccgaaattgaaaatgcccataactcaaaaagtatttaagctagaatcatcAAACCTGAAATAATTACTAATTAGCACGTGACTTTTGTTCACACGTAGTTTTATCCTCCAATACCAAGTAAATGAAgagtttttttccctttatttgttCAAATGCTTATTTCATTCAGAATTACCATACCTCGCATAATCATTGATTCGCACATGACATTTGCTCACACACAGTATTACCCCCTTGCCTAAGTAAAAACAGAATTTTCCTCATTTATTTGTttgcaataaattgaaaatacttataactggaaaaagtatttcagctaAAATCACAAAACTTCAACTGATTATTAAATAGCAAATGACCTTAGCTcacccttgacccagtaaaaacGTTTTTCCTCTTGGTTGAAAAATTGAAAAGGCATAAATTCACAAAGTATTTTAATTAGAATCACAAAGCCTCACATAATGATGTATCAGCACATAACCTTTGGGCAAACATAGTAATACCCCCATTACACAAAAAATCAGAGTTttcccccttgatttggtaaaataATAGGTAGTTTTTACTGTATCTGAGTAACCTTTtgctggatcttcatgaaacttcgcACAGATTTATATCATTATAGGGCAGTTGTGCACGCGCAGTTTTGTCAGGATATTTTCATAAACCAGGGTTATTTCCCttgaattattttacaatccGTCAGTTTCCACATAACAGAGTGATCCATTGAtggttcttcatgaaatttaacacaaatatagatcattGTAGAGTGACGATGCATGCGAATCTTTCAGAATTTTTCAGTAACtgctgagttattgccctttaattgttttaaaattcataactTTCCAAAAAACAAAGTAAGCCATTAACGGATCTTCCTAAAACTTATGGACCACTACAGAGCAGAGTTTTCCCCCCTGACTGGTGACTGGTTAAAAACTAGAACcaaaggtggcaggggagtgcaaatttgcgaattccacattgacgtgtgggtaccagtgttgaaatatccatagaaatctcgttcttgcttatttttctttgaaactactatgggccattgcagatactatagactacataaagacgcctctccggtcctatgcacctgtcgcttacCACGCCAGACGTAGTGAAAATCGGCCAAAGCActtaaattttatagaccaaaaatagcctaacgggcctcactttgaactttgccattcatccatttctatttttaaatccaatttcgtagcatatatgtatagtacgaacatagatgcatacccaggtggtgtggaatgtgtctgccaaccaccactttatttccctgaTTTTCACTTggaaaaaagtggatggatgacagccgcgcgtctggccgactttttgttctgatatttatgtttaagcctcaaccggaagtacggaactaggaattttaaaacacccgccatgtagaataaTTAACCGTTccacattccccagatatattaaagaattaataatgataaataaccagtaagatagatatgcctttatatctaccctgtcctgtttatacagaaaatcgacaggggccaaaactacgaaaccgctcccctgccacccaACAAACCGTTGCACGGCCCTTTTGTACATAGCTTGTGTATAACtggaaatatctttcaaaatatactcacctcattcacaaaacagctTCTTCGGCGgaggatataaattcactgaatttgcttgttcaaaGTTGTGTTCTTGGTTTTTGCAACTAATCCAACTCAGAGCAGACAACTAGTTTGTCGTTTATGTTATTGAGACATATCTTGCCATAGTTTATATCaattagttttttttcaaaaggagTAACCATAAAGTTGTAACTGTTACATTGATTTGAACTTCAGTTTCCGTTTAGGACAGACATATTTATGTTAGAGCAATTGTAGGTTAAAGAAATACTAACCTGAAGCAGAAAAGATAACTAGCGGGACAGGGATGATACTATGAGACAAATCTATACAGGGATGATGCTATGAGACAAATATATACAGAGATGATGCAAAGAGAAATCTACATTGGGATGATGCTATGAGAAATCAATATAGGGATGATGCTTTGAGAAATCCATACAGAGATGATGCTATGAGACAAATCTATACAGGAATGATACTATGAGACAAATCTATATAGGGATGATGCTATGAGAAATCTATATAGGGATGATGCTATGAGAAAGCTATATAGGGATGATGCTATGAGACAAATATATATAGGGATGATGCTAAGAGAAAAATCTATACAGGAATGATGCTATGAGAAATCTATACAGGGATGATGCTATGAGACAAATCTATACAGGAATGATGCTATGAGACAAATCTATACAGGGATGATGCAATGAGAAATCTATATAGGGATGATGCTATGAGAAATCTACACTGGGATGATGCTATGAGAAATCTCTATAGGGATGATACTTTGAGAAAGCTATATAGGGATGATGCTATGAGACAAATCTATACAGGAATGATGCTTTGAGACAAATCTATATAAGGATGATGCTATAAGAAATCTATATAGGGATGATGCTATGAGAAAGCTATATAGGGATGATACTATGAGACAAATCAATAAAGGGATGATGCTATAAGACAAATCTATACAGGGATGATGCTATGAGACAAATCTATACAGGGATGATGCTATGAGACAAATCTACACAGGAATGATGCTATGAGACAAATCTGTATAGGGATGATGCAATGAGAAATCTATAAAGGGATGATGCTATGAGAAATCTATACAGGGATGATGCTATGAGAAATCTATATGGGGATGATGCTATGAGACAAGTCTATACATGGATGATGCTATGAGACAAATCTATATAGGGATGATAGTACGAGAAATCTATATAGGGATGATGCTTTGAGAAATCTATATAAGAATGATGCTATGAGAAATCTATATAGGGATGATGCTATGAGATAAATCTATATAGGGATGATGCTATGAGATAAATCTATATAGGGATGATGCTATGAGAAATCTATATAGGGATTATGCTATGAGAAATCTATATAGGGATGGCTATGAGAAATCTATATAGGGATGATGCTGTGAGGCAaatctatatatcatatatgggTGATGATATGAGAGAAATCCATGTATGTACTGATAGAAACATCATTGTATGACAACGTTCAATTACAAAAAGGAGCTTTAATTCATGTAGTCATCTTTTtcttattaaactttttttcaggtACTAACAAAGGACTCTGTCTCAATCGAGGTAAATGCCGCTTTGACAGTAGATGTAAGGAAGCCGTACGATTGTATACTCGTAGGACAAGGGACGGATATAGTAAAGGGGATGTCGACAAGAAGGGCACTGGCCTCATTGCGAGCTGTCTGTGGAAAACTTACATTAGCCGAGATTATAGAAGGAAGAGAAAAGGTTTCAAGACAGATAAAGGTGAGATCTTTTGATATTTACGTTTGATAGACCTTCCcttaataaaaatgatactttttgATATTCATTTGATAGATATGTCTGAAAGGACATATAatctgtagaaaaaaaatctggaaagtagatccctctgaagcaccgagaacaaggcaaacagtgaaaattgcagactcggtttgattgagtctgttcatgcgcagtaatggaaaatgcaacactgcccacgtcccctagcaccggcttaagcaatattcaatcttcaaatctaaatgagttgaaatcgatGATCTTGAaagaccaaaaaatataacaacactgagataaaGTCGGGGCGACTTGTTATGGCCGCCATAAAGCACTTAAAACTTATATGTATCTTGGAACTATATTTGCTGACAGTAATATGATTATAACGTGTACGAAATGTCatgtctttaaatattttcaaggGATATCACACGGATCATTCTAAATCACTTTCATAACTGATCAGTCGtgcaaatttattttatattgtttttgagGTATTGGGATACTTAACTAAACCCTTAGAGACTAAAATTAATACCGTTCGTTTGTGTTAGTTACTGCATATATATATAGAACAGTTCTAACTAATGTATATTACTTGTATTGATTTTATCTATGTTCTTATTAGACAATGATGAAGAAACGATGGGGTAGATCAGTCGAAGTTACTAGAGTTGAGATGTAAGTATTGATTATGTGTATGTGTCTATACATCCTATTTAAATAACTTGCTTATGCCTAGAGAAGCATTTAACTGTAACTTTGGAATATTAAGGGGATGAAAAATGTGCGTGTACGCGCACTTAAGGTAAACGTCCCATAAAAACACTCGGCAATTTTCGTGTTATTACACGTATTCTCTTGAGGCAATTCAGCAGTCTTCGGTCAGGCGTAAATATAGCTCAACGCGCTCATCGCTTACCGTGACAAAAGAGAGTAAACCT
The genomic region above belongs to Mercenaria mercenaria strain notata chromosome 12, MADL_Memer_1, whole genome shotgun sequence and contains:
- the LOC123535076 gene encoding protein unc-1-like, with product MSERTEAAEALQGTSSQEKTDDTDTLQIVFEYIAVCLSALLLLVTFPLTLPGSIKIIQQYERGVKVRLGRDRKKELLKPGVVFVFPCVDELWLQDIRTKCYETPKQQVLTKDSVSIEVNAALTVDVRKPYDCILVGQGTDIVKGMSTRRALASLRAVCGKLTLAEIIEGREKVSRQIKTMMKKRWGRSVEVTRVEIKNISMPTEMERSMASEAISRRQAKAKVLAADGEIRASRVLKEAADIVSASPSAIQLRLLHTMLNVSKKNNNTVVVPVPREITQMIKEKLSKEVRVTRVKPL